One Falco naumanni isolate bFalNau1 chromosome 15, bFalNau1.pat, whole genome shotgun sequence DNA segment encodes these proteins:
- the GINS3 gene encoding DNA replication complex GINS protein PSF3: MADAYLPVGPGLGLEENFLSLDDILMSQEKLPGRAESALPRLAFALGQGAGTGDTIPEGSKLEIPLWLAKGLHDSKRRIISVELPKIYKEAWRTVFSADANVVDLHKMGPYYYRFGSQLLNFDNPENPEIAQTILQTFISRFRRIMDSSQNAYNEDTSALVARLDELERALFQAGQKGLNDFQCWEKGQASQITASSLIQNYGKRKFTDMDG, from the exons ATGGCCGATGCGTATTTGCCGGTGGGCCCCGGGCTGGGCCTGGAGGAGAACTTCCTGTCGCTGGACGACATCTTGATGTCGCAGGAGAAGCTGCCGGGCCGCGCCGAGAGCGCCCTGCCGCGCCTGGCCTTCGCGCTGGGCCAGGGGGCCGGCACCGGCGACACGATCCCTGAG GGCTCAAAGCTGGAAATACCCCTGTGGCTCGCCAAAGGCCTGCATGACAGCAAAAGAAGAATCATTTCGGTGGAACTGCCGAAGATTTACAAGGAAGCCTGGAGGACGGTGTTCAGCGCCGATGCTAATGTGGTTGATCTGCATAAAATGGGGCCATACTACTACAGATTTGGCTCCCAGCTCCTGAATTTTGACAATCCAGAGAATCCTGAGATAGCTCAGACTATCCTGCAG ACATTTATTAGCCGTTTTCGTCGTATCATGGACTCCTCTCAGAATGCCTACAACGAAGACACATCAGCGCTGGTGGCTCGGCTGGATGAATTGGAGCGAGCTTTATTTCAAGCTGGCCAGAAAGGGCTGAATGACTTCCAGTGCTGGGAAAAAGGACAGGCTTCTCAAATCACAGCTTCCAGTCTGATCCAGAATTATGGGAAAAGAAAGTTCACAGATATGGATGGTTAA